In Halobacteria archaeon AArc-dxtr1, the sequence GTCGACCTCTCGGGACACGACTTCCAACTCGAGCCCGCACTCGACGACCTCAGTGAGGCCGTCTCGGACGAGACCGAACTGCTGATCGTCAACTCGCCGTCGAATCCCACCGGTTCCGTCTACTCCGATGCAGCTCTGGAGGGCGTCCGCGACCTCGCCGTCGAGCACGACATCACCGTCATCTCCGACGAGATCTACAAGGAGATTACCTACGGCGTCGAGCCGACCAGTCTCGGCACGCTCGAGGGAATGGCAGACCGCACCGTCACGGTCAACGGCTTCTCCAAGGCCTACTCGATGACCGGCTGGCGCCTAGGCTACTTCGCAGGTCCCGAGGACCTGATCGACCAGTGTGGCAAACTCCACAGCCACTCCGTCTCCTCGGCCGTCAACTTCGTCCAGCACGCCGGCATCGAGGCGCTGGAAAACACCGACGAGGCCGTCACGGAGATGACCGAGGCCTTCGAGGGACGCCGCGATCTCGTCGTCGATCTCCTGGCAGCGCACGACGTCGACGTCGCGGTACCCGAGGGCGCGTTCTACATGATGCTCCCGGTCGATGAGGACGACCAGGCCTGGTGTGAAGGCGCTATCGAGGACGCCCACGTCGCAACGGTTCCCGGCAGCGCCTTTGGCACGCCCGGCTACGCGCGGATCTCCTACGCCGCAAGCGAGGAGCGACTCGAGGAAGGAATCGAGCGGCTGGCTGACGAAGGTTACCTGTAAGCCCGTCTCACAACCCCCGCAACCGACCGCGCATTACCTCGGTTTCTGTACGTCGTCAGTGCAGTCGCATCGGTAGCATGCGTCTCCGATTTCGCCGCCCACCAGCGCCGCGTTCTCAGGTTTATCAGGGATGGCGAAGCCACTCACCGCATGGACTGCCCGACGTGTGGCAAGTCACTACGGACGGAACAAGGGATGCGCCAACATCACACCAAAGTCCACGACAAACCGATCCCGAATCGGACCTGTAATGGGTGTGAAACGGAGTTTTACGACTCGAAGGCTCGCCGCGAGTTCTGCGAGAACTGTAACCCAAACGCTGGTGAGCACAACGGGAACTGGAACGGTGGGAACGAAACGACGACCTGTAAACTGTGTGGGGAGACGTTCGAATACTACCCGTCCGACAAGCTGGGTGTGTACTGTCCTGATTGCGTCGAAGCCGCTGACGGGCAGATTCCGGAGAACCCGTCGACGAAGGGGCCGCGAGTGCAGACGAACTGTCGCCACTGCGCCGCGGTTCTGGAGATTCGCCCGTCCCGGATCGAGTCGCGGACCCGCGGCGTCTTCTGTTCACTCGAGTGCTACGGCGGCTGGCTCTCGGCGAATGTCGTCGGGCCGGACCACCACCAGTGGGAGGGCGGTCCGATCGAGTACGGACGCGAGTGGTGGCGAATTCGACGGCAGGCACTCGAACGGGACGGCTACGAGTGTCAGGAGTGTGGCGCCGGACCGGACGAACTCGGCCGGAATCCGGACGTCCACCACCAGACTCCCGTTCGATCGTTCGGCGAGCCCGAAGACGCGCACACGCTGGACAACGTGATCTCGCTCTGTCGACCGTGTCATCGGCGCGCAGAGTCGAAGACCAGGTCGGCGTCGACTGCCGACGAAAAGTAACACTATTGTACCGAGAAAGCAGTAGCAGTTGATGGAGTCCCGTGGTGTAGTGGCCAATCATATGGGCCTTTGGACGTACTCGGTCCAGGCCGATTACGGAAGATAGCCCATGACGGCGGTTCGAATCCGCCCGGGACTATTCAAATTTTCAATATTTGGTTCGTAGCGTAGCTAGTGTAGTGATCACACGCAAAGTCTGTCATGGGCAATGGTGGCAAACGCGCGAAACGCCACAACCTGTCGCGAGCAGTCGTTATCACTCTGAAACGAAAGAAGCAACGCCGCACACAGCCCGAAGAGGGCGATAGGATGGCTCCTACCGCCCGTCTCGGGTGCGATAGTCATGAATCGCCCACTGGGGGCGTGTGGTAGCGTACCCCCCTTTCCCAGTAGGCATCGATATATTCGTCTCTGTATACATAAATCTAGAGGGTGAATTCAAAGATGGACGGAGTCAGCGGCCCAAAAGCACAAAGACGATCAGTAGCGAGACTGCGAGGATGGGGAGAAGCGGAACTCCGCCCAGCGTCGCCGTCTCGACCGGTTCGGGAAGGTCAACGACCCAGAGAAGCACGACCGAGACAGGGAAAATCGTGATCGCAGCCACGACTGTCGTCCAAATTGAGGTCATGGGTACACCGACAGTGGTGTCGCTATTAACCGTAGCCTCGATTCTCAGCACGTGTGTGTCGGCGCTGTCGGACGAGCGGCCGAACAATGATATAGCCGGCACACCCAGTTTCCAGTAACGGACCCCGACAATGACGAGCCACTACGACCACGCGCAGGTACAGGAGTTTTGGCAGTACGTCTGGGAGCGCGACGACGTCTACGCACTCCCCGAAGACGCCACAGATCCGACGTACGTGCTCGGTATGTTTCCGTACACGTCGGGGACGCTCCACATGGGACACATCCGGAACTACGCGATTACGGACGCGTACGCCCGATATCGGCGGATGCAAGGTGACGACGTGCTCCATCCGATGGGGTGGGACGCGTTCGGTCTCCCCGCCGAAAATGCTGCCCATGAGCGTGCGAGTGATCCCGGATCGTGGACGCAGGCGTGCATCCGGCGGATGCGTGAGGGACTCGAGGCGATGGGCTTTGGCTACGACTGGGATCGGGAGATCACCACCTGCGAGCCGAGCTACTACCGGTGGAATCAGTGGCTGTTCAAACGCTTTCACGAAGCCGGTCTCGTCGATTACGAGGCCGCCTCTGTCAACTGGTGTCCAGACTGCGAGACCGTCCTCGCCGACGCGCAGGTCGAAGTTCGAGAGGACGCTGCGGAGCCGATCGAAGGTGCGTCTGAGAGCGAAATTCACGCCGGGGAAACCCGGGTCTGCTGGCGCTGTGAGACCCCTGTCGGGAGACGCGAACTCGACCAGTGGTTCTTTACGATCACCGACTACGCCGAGGAGTTAGACGCTGGACTCGACGACCTCGAGGAGTGGCCCGAGGGCGTCCGAGAGATGCAACGTAACTGGATCGGTCGCCAGGAGGGCGCACACATCGCCTTCGAGGTCGCGGACCACGGATCAGTCGACGTCTTTACGACGAGACCCGAGACGGTCGGCGGCGCGACCTACCTCGCGGTGTCGCCGGGCCACGAGCTGGCCGAAGCGCTCGCCGAAGCCGACGACGCGGTCGCGGAGTACGTCCGAACCGCCCGGGAGCGCGATCCCAGTGAAGTCGGCTTCTCTGGCGTGGCAACCGAGGCGACGGCCGTCAATCCCCTCACGGGAGCAGCGCTGCCGGTGTACGTCGCGGGCTACGTGCTCGACGACGTCGGCACCGGCGCCGTGATGGGCGTTCCGGGGCACAACGAGCGCGACCACGCGTTCGCGACCGAGCACGGGCTCCCGGTCGAGCAAGTGATCGAACCCGAGGAGAGTAGCGAAGAGGAAGGAGCTCCCTACACAGGAGAGGGAAGCGTCGCCGACGATGGGGCGTACGACGGTGTCCCGAGCGAGGAGGCCCGCGAACGCCTCGTTGCCGAACACGAGGCGGTCGAGGAGGCGGTGACCTATCGTCTTCGCGACTGGCTCATCTCGCGTCAGCGCTACTGGGGGACGCCGATTCCGATGGTTCACTGCGAGGACTGCGGGCGCGTCCCGGTTCCCGACGAGGATCTCCCCGTCGAACTCCCAGAGTTCGTTCGGACGACAGGGAATCCGCTCGACGAGGCCGATGAATGGAAAGAGACGACCTGTCCCGACTGTGGCGGCCCGGCAGCGCGCGAGACCGACACGATGGATACCTTCGTCGACTCCTCGTGGTACTTCCTGCGGTTTCTCTCACCCGAGTACGACGAGGGTCCCTTCGATCCCGACCGGGCCGCAGAGTGGATGCCGATCGACGTCTACGTCGGAGGCGAGGAACACGCCGTGTTGCACCTGCTCTATATCCGCTTCGTTACCCGAGCGCTCGCCGATATGGGACTCCTCGAGGATCGGGAGCCGGTTTCCCGACTCGTCAGCCAGGGTGCGGTGTTGTACGAGGGGGAGAAGATGTCGAACACGCGTGAGAACGTGGTCACACCCGGCGAGTACGGCGCGGAGACGACGCGGCTGTTCGTCCTCTCGGCGGCCCACCCCGAACAGGACTTCGAGTGGACGGCCAACAACGTCCGCGGCGTCTACGACCTCCAGCAGTCGCTGTACGGAATGGCGACGGCGTTCATCGACGAGACAGAGACCCGCATAGAGCGGACGGATCGAGACGAGTATCTGGATCACGAGATCGATCGAACGATCGCTGCCACGACCGAGGAGTACGAGCGGTTCCGGTTTCACCGAGCGGTCAGCGAGATTCAGGGGCTGGCACGGCTCCTCCGACGGTATCGGGAGTACGGCACGCCCCACGAAGCGGTCTACCGGCGCGGGCTGTTGACGCTATCGGCGCTGATCGCCCCGATGGCGCCCCACCTCGGAGAGGAACTGTGGAACAAGCTTCGGGGAGACGGGCTCGTCGTCCTCGCGGACTGGCCCGAACCCGAGAGCGAGACGGGTCGGTACCGAGCGGAGCGCCGAACCGTCGAGCGAACGATCGCAGACGTCAGAGACATCGTCGACACCGCCTCCATCGAAGACCCCGACCGCATCGAACTGACCGTCGCGGCGCCGTGGAAGTACCGCGTCCTCACGCACCTGATCGAGGCGGACGACGAGGGCGCGGCGATCGAAGCAGCCCTGGCCGACGACGCGATCGACGTCGGCCGGGAACGGACGGCGGCGGTTGCAAGCGAGACGACACCGCCGCGGGGCGAGCCCGGACCGCTCGCCGACGCCGACGCC encodes:
- a CDS encoding HNH endonuclease; its protein translation is MDCPTCGKSLRTEQGMRQHHTKVHDKPIPNRTCNGCETEFYDSKARREFCENCNPNAGEHNGNWNGGNETTTCKLCGETFEYYPSDKLGVYCPDCVEAADGQIPENPSTKGPRVQTNCRHCAAVLEIRPSRIESRTRGVFCSLECYGGWLSANVVGPDHHQWEGGPIEYGREWWRIRRQALERDGYECQECGAGPDELGRNPDVHHQTPVRSFGEPEDAHTLDNVISLCRPCHRRAESKTRSASTADEK
- a CDS encoding pyridoxal phosphate-dependent aminotransferase, translating into MTMEFTDRVTRVEPSATLAISALATELEADGADVVDLSVGEPDFPTPQNIIDAGQDAMDAGHTGYTTSAGILALREAISEKLADDGLDHTTDEIIVTPGAKQALYEIVQALVQAGDEVVLLDPAWVSYEAMVKMAGGSLSRVDLSGHDFQLEPALDDLSEAVSDETELLIVNSPSNPTGSVYSDAALEGVRDLAVEHDITVISDEIYKEITYGVEPTSLGTLEGMADRTVTVNGFSKAYSMTGWRLGYFAGPEDLIDQCGKLHSHSVSSAVNFVQHAGIEALENTDEAVTEMTEAFEGRRDLVVDLLAAHDVDVAVPEGAFYMMLPVDEDDQAWCEGAIEDAHVATVPGSAFGTPGYARISYAASEERLEEGIERLADEGYL
- the leuS gene encoding leucine--tRNA ligase, translating into MTSHYDHAQVQEFWQYVWERDDVYALPEDATDPTYVLGMFPYTSGTLHMGHIRNYAITDAYARYRRMQGDDVLHPMGWDAFGLPAENAAHERASDPGSWTQACIRRMREGLEAMGFGYDWDREITTCEPSYYRWNQWLFKRFHEAGLVDYEAASVNWCPDCETVLADAQVEVREDAAEPIEGASESEIHAGETRVCWRCETPVGRRELDQWFFTITDYAEELDAGLDDLEEWPEGVREMQRNWIGRQEGAHIAFEVADHGSVDVFTTRPETVGGATYLAVSPGHELAEALAEADDAVAEYVRTARERDPSEVGFSGVATEATAVNPLTGAALPVYVAGYVLDDVGTGAVMGVPGHNERDHAFATEHGLPVEQVIEPEESSEEEGAPYTGEGSVADDGAYDGVPSEEARERLVAEHEAVEEAVTYRLRDWLISRQRYWGTPIPMVHCEDCGRVPVPDEDLPVELPEFVRTTGNPLDEADEWKETTCPDCGGPAARETDTMDTFVDSSWYFLRFLSPEYDEGPFDPDRAAEWMPIDVYVGGEEHAVLHLLYIRFVTRALADMGLLEDREPVSRLVSQGAVLYEGEKMSNTRENVVTPGEYGAETTRLFVLSAAHPEQDFEWTANNVRGVYDLQQSLYGMATAFIDETETRIERTDRDEYLDHEIDRTIAATTEEYERFRFHRAVSEIQGLARLLRRYREYGTPHEAVYRRGLLTLSALIAPMAPHLGEELWNKLRGDGLVVLADWPEPESETGRYRAERRTVERTIADVRDIVDTASIEDPDRIELTVAAPWKYRVLTHLIEADDEGAAIEAALADDAIDVGRERTAAVASETTPPRGEPGPLADADAEYAVLSQARWLFEDEFGASVTIHRESKRSTETDARPGKPAIEIA